In Topomyia yanbarensis strain Yona2022 chromosome 2, ASM3024719v1, whole genome shotgun sequence, one DNA window encodes the following:
- the LOC131679254 gene encoding glyoxylate reductase/hydroxypyruvate reductase-like isoform X1: protein MYTLMIFIRLILMIAVIMCSSAMATKKDWRPKILVTNKETPTKGVDILKQKCDVIFPENAPATREEILKLVPGVDAIMWVGHHALNGEVLDLGAPTLRTISTMSAGMDYVDLEEFKRRDFPLGYTPSVLNDAVADEAIGLMIAAGRRFHEGRLKIDNSQWYLGPQWMLGKDIKGSTVGIIGLGEIGQAIARRLKGFEIGQLVYTGRKPKPAGDTLGAKFVTQAELLKESDYVFIAVPLNNSTRHMINESTLKQMKPTAVLINIARGEIVDQDALVNALKNGTIFSAGLDVMTPEPLPADNELLKLPNAVIVPHLGSATTRTRDDMSVIAAHNILAGMEGSPMLAPYPYSK from the exons ATGTATACATTAATGATATTCATCAGATTGATACTAATGATAGCAGTTATAATGTGCAG CTCTGCGATGGCAACCAAGAAAGACTGGCGCCCTAAAATACTGGTGACCAACAAGGAAACCCCGACCAAAGGAGTTGACATTCTGAAACAGAA ATGTGACGTTATCTTCCCGGAAAATGCACCAGCTACGAGGGAGGAAATTCTGAAACTCGTTCCGGGAGTAGACGCAATAATGTGGGTCGGCCATCATGCTCTCAACGGCGAGGTACTGGATCTCGGCGCCCCAACGTTGAGGACCATTTCAACCATGTCGGCCGGGATGGATTACGTAGATCTCGAAGAATTCAAGCGTCGTGATTTTCCGCTCGGATATACACCGAGTGTCCTGAACGATGCCGTGGCCGATGAAGCGATCGGTCTGATGATAGCTGCTGGTAGACGCTTCCACGAGGGTAGATTGAAAATCGATAACTCCCAATGGTACCTTGGTCCTCAATGGATGTTGGGTAAGGATATCAAGGGAAGCACCGTCGGTATAATCGGGTTGGGGGAAATTGGTCAAGCTATTGCAAGACGATTGAAAGGATTCGAAATAGGGCAGCTTGTGTATACTGGAAGAAAGCCAAAGCCAGCCGGAGATACACTCGGGGCAAAGTTCGTAACTCAGGCGGAGCTTTTGAAGGAGAGCGACTACGTATTCATCGCTGTCCCGCTCAACAATAGCACCCGGCATATGATCAACGAGAGTACACTGAAACAGATGAAACCAACAGCGGTGCTGATCAATATAGCACGAGGAGAAATCGTAGATCAAGATGCGCTGGTGAATGCCCTGAAGAATGGAACTATTTTCTCAGCCGGACTTGACGTGATGACTCCAGAACCCTTGCCAGCTGACAATGAACTGTTGAAGCTACCAAATGCGG TGATTGTTCCTCACTTGGGATCGGCTACGACGCGAACTCGCGACGACATGTCAGTGATTGCTGCGCATAATATTCTGGCCGGTATGGAAGGATCTCCAATGTTGGCTCCTTACCCATATTCAAAGTAA
- the LOC131679254 gene encoding glyoxylate reductase/hydroxypyruvate reductase-like isoform X2, giving the protein MATKKDWRPKILVTNKETPTKGVDILKQKCDVIFPENAPATREEILKLVPGVDAIMWVGHHALNGEVLDLGAPTLRTISTMSAGMDYVDLEEFKRRDFPLGYTPSVLNDAVADEAIGLMIAAGRRFHEGRLKIDNSQWYLGPQWMLGKDIKGSTVGIIGLGEIGQAIARRLKGFEIGQLVYTGRKPKPAGDTLGAKFVTQAELLKESDYVFIAVPLNNSTRHMINESTLKQMKPTAVLINIARGEIVDQDALVNALKNGTIFSAGLDVMTPEPLPADNELLKLPNAVIVPHLGSATTRTRDDMSVIAAHNILAGMEGSPMLAPYPYSK; this is encoded by the exons ATGGCAACCAAGAAAGACTGGCGCCCTAAAATACTGGTGACCAACAAGGAAACCCCGACCAAAGGAGTTGACATTCTGAAACAGAA ATGTGACGTTATCTTCCCGGAAAATGCACCAGCTACGAGGGAGGAAATTCTGAAACTCGTTCCGGGAGTAGACGCAATAATGTGGGTCGGCCATCATGCTCTCAACGGCGAGGTACTGGATCTCGGCGCCCCAACGTTGAGGACCATTTCAACCATGTCGGCCGGGATGGATTACGTAGATCTCGAAGAATTCAAGCGTCGTGATTTTCCGCTCGGATATACACCGAGTGTCCTGAACGATGCCGTGGCCGATGAAGCGATCGGTCTGATGATAGCTGCTGGTAGACGCTTCCACGAGGGTAGATTGAAAATCGATAACTCCCAATGGTACCTTGGTCCTCAATGGATGTTGGGTAAGGATATCAAGGGAAGCACCGTCGGTATAATCGGGTTGGGGGAAATTGGTCAAGCTATTGCAAGACGATTGAAAGGATTCGAAATAGGGCAGCTTGTGTATACTGGAAGAAAGCCAAAGCCAGCCGGAGATACACTCGGGGCAAAGTTCGTAACTCAGGCGGAGCTTTTGAAGGAGAGCGACTACGTATTCATCGCTGTCCCGCTCAACAATAGCACCCGGCATATGATCAACGAGAGTACACTGAAACAGATGAAACCAACAGCGGTGCTGATCAATATAGCACGAGGAGAAATCGTAGATCAAGATGCGCTGGTGAATGCCCTGAAGAATGGAACTATTTTCTCAGCCGGACTTGACGTGATGACTCCAGAACCCTTGCCAGCTGACAATGAACTGTTGAAGCTACCAAATGCGG TGATTGTTCCTCACTTGGGATCGGCTACGACGCGAACTCGCGACGACATGTCAGTGATTGCTGCGCATAATATTCTGGCCGGTATGGAAGGATCTCCAATGTTGGCTCCTTACCCATATTCAAAGTAA